In Gossypium arboreum isolate Shixiya-1 chromosome 5, ASM2569848v2, whole genome shotgun sequence, a single genomic region encodes these proteins:
- the LOC108450159 gene encoding UDP-D-apiose/UDP-D-xylose synthase 2-like, whose protein sequence is MTTRIDLDGRPIKPMTICMIGAGGFIGSHLCEKLMAETPHKVLALDVYSDKIKHLLEPDSLPWVGRIVFHRLNIKHDSRLEGLIKMADLTINLAAICTPADYNTRPLDTIYSNFIDALPVVKYCSDNNKRLIHFSTCEVYGKTIGSFLPKDSPLRKDPAYYVLKEDTSPCIFGSIQKQRWSYACAKQLIERLIYAEGAENGLDFTIVRPFNWIGPRMDFIPGIDGPIEGVPRVLACFSNNLLRREPLKLVDGGESQRTFVYIKDAIEAVLLMIENPDRANGHIFNVGNPNNEVTVRQLAEMMTKVYAKVSGEPSLESPTIDVSSKEFYGEGYDDSDKRIPDMTIINRQLGWNPKTSLWDLLESTLTYQHRTYAEAIKKSMVKPIAS, encoded by the exons ATGACGACTAGAATAGATCTGGATGGGAGGCCTATAAAGCCGATGACGATATGCATGATTGGAGCCGGCGGCTTCATTGGTTCTCACCTTTGTGAGAAACTGATGGCGGAGACGCCGCACAAGGTGCTTGCCTTGGATGTTTACAGTGACAAGATCAAGCACCTTCTTGAGCCTGACTCTCTTCCTTGGGTTGGCCGTATTGTGTTCCACCGACTTAACATCAAGCACGATTCTAGGCTCGAAGGCCTTATCAAGATGGCAGATCTC ACGATAAATCTTGCGGCGATCTGTACTCCGGCAGACTATAATACTCGTCCACTTGACACGATTTACAGCAATTTTATTGATGCACTTCCGGTG GTAAAGTACTGCTCAGATAACAATAAGCGTCTTATTCACTTCTCTACTTGCGAAGTGTATGGCAAAACAATTGGAAGCTTTCTTCCTAAAGATTCTCCTCTCCGGAAG GATCCTGCCTACTATGTCCTTAAGGAAGATACCTCCCCCTGCATTTTTGGTTCAATCCAAAAGCAAAGGTGGTCATATGCATGTGCTAAGCAGTTGATTGAGAGGCTTATTTATG CTGAGGGGGCAGAGAATGGCCTTGATTTCACCATTGTGAGACCTTTTAACTGGATTGGACCTAGGATGGATTTCATCCCTGGTATTGATGGTCCAATTGAGGGTGTTCCAAGAGTTCTGGCATGCTTTAGTAAT AATCTCTTACGCCGTGAGCCACTAAAGCTTGTGGATGGTGGTGAATCTCAGAGAACTTTTGTTTACATTAAGGATGCTATTGAAGCTGTTCTCTTGATGATT GAAAATCCTGACAGGGCCAATGGTCATATTTTCAATGTCGGCAACCCAAATAATGAAGTCACGGTGAGGCAACTTGCTGAAATGATGACTAAG GTCTATGCAAAGGTAAGTGGAGAACCTTCACTGGAGTCACCAACAATTGATGTCAGTTCCAAGGAATTTTATGGGGAGGGATATGATGATAGTGACAAGAGAATTCCAGACATGACCATAATAAATAGACAACTTG GTTGGAACCCCAAGACATCCCTTTGGGACTTGCTTGAATCAACCCTTACCTACCAACACAGGACTTATGCTGAGGCTATCAAGAAATCCATGGTAAAACCTATTGCATCCTAA
- the LOC108489913 gene encoding histone deacetylase HDT1-like, producing the protein MEFWGIEVKSGQPIKADPGANYVIHLSQASLGESKNKAESVPLYVNVDGKKLILGTLSHQSCPQLSFDLVFDEEFELSHNWKNGSVYFLGYKTFIPEEGYPFINTYCLFSVATDDFGMSSEEESEEEEEEELPVAAAAAAVNGKAKPDGKTAKANAGKPDAVKQSGKIAEPSSNKKSEDEDDDDESEDESGSDEEDDSDDDDESDEMSMDESSDDEDEETPKKIESSKKRPAEAATPASAKKAKSAVTPQKTDGKKGGHTATPHPAKQSGKNSAKSPKSGGQFSCGSCNKSFGSEGGLESHKKAKHGGK; encoded by the exons ATGGAGTTCTGGG GTATTGAAGTTAAGTCTGGACAGCCTATTAAAGCAGATCCTGGTGCTAACTACGTTATCCATCTTTCCCAG GCTTCACTTGGAGAGTCCAAGAACAAAGCAGAATCCGTTCCACTCTATGTGAATGTTGATGGGAAGAAACTTATTCTGGGAACCCTTTCCCACCAGAGTTGCCCTCAATTATCTTTTGATTTAGTATTTGACGAAGAGTTTGAGCTCTCCCACAACTGGAAAAACGGGAGCGTATATTTCCTCGGTTACAAAACTTTCATACCAGAGGAAGGATATCCTTTTATCAATACCtat TGCCTGTTTTCTGTCGCCACTGATGATTTTG GTATGTCTAGCGAAGAAGAAAGCGAGGAGGAGGAAGAGGAGGAGCTTCctgttgctgctgctgctgctgcagtAAATG GAAAAGCTAAGCCAGATGGAAAAACAGCCAAGGCTAATGCTGGGAAACCTGATGCTGTTAAACAATCTGGCAAGATAGCAGAACCTAGCAGTAACAAGAAATCTGAggatgaagatgatgatgatgagtcCGAGGATGAGAGTGGTTCTGATGAGGAAGATGATTCTGATGACGATGACGAGTCTGATGAG ATGTCTATGGATGAAAGTTCAGATGACGAGGATGAGGAGACACCTAAGAAG ATCGAGTCAAGCAAGAAGAGACCTGCTGAAGCTGCAACCCCTGCTTCTGCAAAAAAGGCTAAATCTGCAGTTACACCTCAGAAGACAG ATGGTAAGAAGGGTGGACACACAGCAACACCGCATCCAGCAAAGCAATCTGGGAAAAATTCTGCAAAGTCTCCAAAGTCTGGTGGTCAATTCTCTTGTGGTTCTTGTAACAA GTCGTTCGGGTCTGAGGGCGGTTTAGAGTCTCACAAGAAGGCCAAGCATGGTGGCAAATGA